A region of the Desulfomonilaceae bacterium genome:
CATGATTAGCTCCTCTAATGAACGTAATCAGCGCAAGGTACGTACCGGTGTTGTAATTAGTGACAAGATGGACAAAACCGTCGTTGTGGAAGTAAGCCGTACGGTTTTGCATCCGGTCTACAAAAAATTCGTTCGTCGTAGAAAGCGTTTCATGGCTCATGATGAGGAAAATCGGTGCCGTATCGGCGATGAGGTCATGATCGTGGAGACTAGGCCGCTGAGCCGCCACAAGAACTGGCGTGTCCAGAGAATAGTCAGGGAAGCGGCCTTGCCGGGAGGCTCCGCATGATTCAGCAACAAACTCGGATGGATGTCGCGGACAATTCAGGCGCGAAAGAACTTTTTTGTGTCAAGATTCTCGGCGGCACCCGTAGAAAATACGCCAGTGTGGGAGATGTTGTCATTGTTTCAGTAAAGCAGGCCATCCCTAACTCTAAAGTTAAAAAGGGAGAAGTCCATAAAGCCGTCGTTGTGCGGACTAAAAGGGCTGTCCGGCGCGCTGATGGTTCCTATATCCGATTTGATGACAACTCAGCGGTTCTTATTAACAATCAGCTCGAGCCTATCGGCACCCGTATCTTCGGACCGGTCGCCAGAGAACTCAGAGCCAAAAAATTTATGAAGATCGTGTCTCTCGCTCCGGAGGTTCTTTAATCATGTCCAAGATTAAGAAGGATGATCGAGTGAGGGTGCTTTCCGGCAAAAACGCCGGTCGAGAAGGAAGAGTCCTGAAGATTTTTACGGAAAAAGACTCGGCTTTGGTTGAGAGAATCAATATGGTCAAGCGGCACACCAAGGCTGGTGGCAAAGTGGGTCAACAGGGTGGAATCATCGAAAAAGAGGCGCCCATCAAATTGGCTAAACTGATGCTGATTTGTTCTAAGTGTTCGAAACCAACTCGCGTCGGTATTCGTAAAGTCGACGGAGAGCGTGCTCGATATTGCAAGAAATGCCAAGAGCAGTTGGAAAACTAGAAGGAATTTTCTGATGGCGTCTCGACTTAAAGATTATTACCTCAAGACGGTTGTGCCCGCGTTGAGAGAGCAGTTCAAATATAAGAACGCTATGCAGGTTCCGGTCCTGAACAAAATAGTCCTCAATATGGGACTGGGCGAAGCAATTCAAAACGCCAAGGCATTGGAAAGCGCTCAGCAGGAAATGGCGGCCATATCAGGTCAGCGGCCTGTTATGCGCAAGGCCCGAAAGTCAATCGCCACGTTTAAGCTTAGAGAGGGCATGACAATTGGTTGTAAGGTGACCCTTAGAAGAGACAATATGTTTCATTTTCTCGATAAGCTGATCAATGTGGCTCTTCCTCGAGTTAGGGATTTTAGAGGCATTAATCCCAAGGGCTTCGATGGGCGTGGAAATTTTTCGATGGGAATCAAGGAACAGATCATTTTCCCTGAAATTAACTATGACAGGATAGAAAAGATTCGTGGCATGAACATAACTTTGGTTACTTCGGCCCGGACGGATGAGGAAGCCAAACAGCTTCTTGAGCAACTAGGAATGCCTTTCAGGAAATAGACATTGTCTCCTTATAAGGAGGAACCGTGGCAAAGTTATCTATGGTAGTGAAGGCCGCTAGGCCCCAAAAATTTTCAGTGAGGGCATATAATCGTTGCCAGATTTGTGGACGACCTCGAGCATATTATCGCAAGTTCCAGCTATGTCGTATATGCCTCCGGGAACAGGCCCTCAGGGGAAACATTCCCGGCATGATTAAATCGAGCTGGTA
Encoded here:
- a CDS encoding type Z 30S ribosomal protein S14, translating into MAKLSMVVKAARPQKFSVRAYNRCQICGRPRAYYRKFQLCRICLREQALRGNIPGMIKSSW
- the rpsQ gene encoding 30S ribosomal protein S17, with protein sequence MISSSNERNQRKVRTGVVISDKMDKTVVVEVSRTVLHPVYKKFVRRRKRFMAHDEENRCRIGDEVMIVETRPLSRHKNWRVQRIVREAALPGGSA
- the rplX gene encoding 50S ribosomal protein L24, which translates into the protein MSKIKKDDRVRVLSGKNAGREGRVLKIFTEKDSALVERINMVKRHTKAGGKVGQQGGIIEKEAPIKLAKLMLICSKCSKPTRVGIRKVDGERARYCKKCQEQLEN
- the rplN gene encoding 50S ribosomal protein L14; this translates as MIQQQTRMDVADNSGAKELFCVKILGGTRRKYASVGDVVIVSVKQAIPNSKVKKGEVHKAVVVRTKRAVRRADGSYIRFDDNSAVLINNQLEPIGTRIFGPVARELRAKKFMKIVSLAPEVL
- the rplE gene encoding 50S ribosomal protein L5, translating into MASRLKDYYLKTVVPALREQFKYKNAMQVPVLNKIVLNMGLGEAIQNAKALESAQQEMAAISGQRPVMRKARKSIATFKLREGMTIGCKVTLRRDNMFHFLDKLINVALPRVRDFRGINPKGFDGRGNFSMGIKEQIIFPEINYDRIEKIRGMNITLVTSARTDEEAKQLLEQLGMPFRK